The genome window CAGTAGAACCCGTTCAAAGGGGTATTGCGGCTGGGCTGAGGATCCTCATGTTGAACCTAGGGTCGGCCGTGGGAACAGCTGTAGTATTTGCTGTGCTGGCCACCGTGGAACCAATACAGCTAATAGGCAATGTATTCCTTGGCTTAACCACGTCATTGGGGTATCGCGATAAATCGTTATTTATAAGGGGAATAGATATATCGTTCATAATGATAGGCATCATTTCCATTTCAACAATAGCCTTATTAATTCTCCATAAAAAACAAGAGGCAAGAGACCTTCTTCTAAAGGAACAAGGCGAACAATGATGCCCTCAATACAACGGAGCCGCGTAATCGCGTTTCAATCATGATAAGTCCATGTGAGTCTCCTCATTAATCGGTTTGTTGATCCCTCATCACGTAACGTTTATTAATTAGGTCTTTAAAAGAATGCGTGTGCGGCATAATAGGCGTTTGCTCCTTTAATGGCCTTGGGGAGCCACTTGGTAGATTACTGAAAAAAAGCCTAACGAGGCTTGAATATCGGGGTTATGATTCCGTGGGCGTCGCCGTTATTAACGGCAAAACATTGATTGTAAGGAAGGGACGTGGAAAAATAGGAGAGGTAGATTCAAGGATTAAATTCAGCGAGTTGGATGGCATGATCGGAATAGGCCATACTCGTTGGGCCACACATGGAAAGCCAAGCGACGAGAATGCTCATCCACATATAGACTGCGAGGGACGCGTAGCAGTTGTGCATAATGGAATCATTTCTAATTATCGTGAACTTAAGGCAGAACTAGAGCGGCGGGGTCACGTGTTTAGGAGCGAGACCGATACCGAGGTTATTGCCCACTTAATAGAGGAGAATCTAAGAAGTGGAGCGAATGCATTTGAGGCATTCAAGAAGTCTATTGCGAGCTTAAAGGGAGCGTATGCATTGGTGACTATAATAAGGGATGAACCGGATAAATTATTCTTCGTGAGGAACATATCGCCCCTAGTCATAGGGCTTGGCTCTGGAGCTAACTTCATTGCCAGCGATATACCTGCGTTTCTCGAGTACACCAATACCATTGTGGTGATAAACGATGGAGAATATGGATTTGTGACGCCAACCACTGCACACGTGGAGAGAGGCGGAGTCCCCATTAATATTGAGGAGAGGATCCGCCATATTACTTGGAGCCCCGAAATGGCAAGCAAGGAGGGGTATCCACACTTCATGCTGAAGGAGATACATGAGCAACCAATAGCGCTTAGGAATACATTAGCCGGGATAGAGAAGGAGGCCATGAATAAGATAGGTAAGGAACTGGCTGATTCGCGCCGCATATTTATAACTGCCAGCGGCACTTCCCTACATGCGGGTTTAGTGGGCGAGTACCTGCTTACCACAATCGCAGGCATGGATGTTCATTCATTCACATCATCCGAGTACCGCAAATACGTTAAACTCGCCGGCGAGGGAGATACCGCCATAGTTATATCTCAATCGGGGGAAACCATAGATGCGCTTCTAGCCCTTCGCGCGTTGAAGGCTGCTGGGGTCAAGATAATAGCTATCTCCAATGTAATGGATAGTGCGATACCCAGGGAGAGCCATGCTGCCATATACACTAGAACAGGACCAGAAATAGGGGTCGCCGCAACCAAGACATTTACTTCCCAATTAATGGTGCTGACAATGCTGGCAATGAATACGGCGGCTGCGCGAGGCTTAATTCAATTAAGTGAGTTGGATGACGCCATTAATCAATTAGAGCAAGTGCCTGATTTAGCTCAATTAACTCTAGCCAATTACGAGGCGCGTATAAAGCGATTAGCCATTGATATATCTAAGGCAAGCAGCATGTACTACTTGGGAAGGGGACTTGGGTTACCCATCTCCATGGAGGGAGCGCTCAAGATGAAGGAGGTGGCCTATATACATGCAGAGGCCTACCCTGCGGGCGAGAGCAAGCATGGCCCTATAGCGTTAGTTGAAAAGGCGTTTCCAGTGGTCTTCACGATATTTAATGATGAGTATAATGAAGCTATGGAGGGCAATATAATGGAGATGAGGGCGAGGGATGCATATACGATAGGTATTGTTCCGAAATCATTAAGTAATGGAATGGAGAAGCTGCTCGATGTGACCATTCCGATAAACATAGAGAAGCCGGCGGCTGCAACCATGGTTTACGCAATCCCAATGCAGTTACTTGCCTATTATACCGCTGTGTCTAAGGGCCTTGATCCGGATAAGCCCAGGAACTTAGCTAAGACGGTGACGGTGGAGTAAGATGCAGAGAAGCATATGGGCCGTGGTACTAGGGGGAGGCCTAGGCATAGATATGCAGCCATTAATGGGCAACGGCAAATCCAAGTACCTGATCAACATATTGGGTAAGCCATTGATAAAGTACCCCATTGATGCCATAAGAAACTTAGGAATCCGAAGAATAACAATAGCATCTAATCAGCAACTTATAGATGAATCCGAGATAGATTACGTGAAGTATGGAGACAATGAGACAGATGCTTTAAGGGAGGTTGCTCAATACTCCTTAAAGGGCACTACCGTGATAATAGCTTATGGAGATGTAGTAATGCCCATGGATGCCTACAGATTACTTCTGGATACCCATATTGGAAGCGGCAATTCACTAACTGCACTAGTGGTGCCTATAGAGGATGCGGCCGGGTATATTAAGATCAATCTAACAGAGGGGCAAGGAATAAGTACCGCCATCAGAAGCAATGAGCATCAACCAGGCTACGTGCTTGCCGGGGCCTTAGCGATAGAG of Thermocladium sp. ECH_B contains these proteins:
- a CDS encoding glutamine--fructose-6-phosphate aminotransferase, which gives rise to MCGIIGVCSFNGLGEPLGRLLKKSLTRLEYRGYDSVGVAVINGKTLIVRKGRGKIGEVDSRIKFSELDGMIGIGHTRWATHGKPSDENAHPHIDCEGRVAVVHNGIISNYRELKAELERRGHVFRSETDTEVIAHLIEENLRSGANAFEAFKKSIASLKGAYALVTIIRDEPDKLFFVRNISPLVIGLGSGANFIASDIPAFLEYTNTIVVINDGEYGFVTPTTAHVERGGVPINIEERIRHITWSPEMASKEGYPHFMLKEIHEQPIALRNTLAGIEKEAMNKIGKELADSRRIFITASGTSLHAGLVGEYLLTTIAGMDVHSFTSSEYRKYVKLAGEGDTAIVISQSGETIDALLALRALKAAGVKIIAISNVMDSAIPRESHAAIYTRTGPEIGVAATKTFTSQLMVLTMLAMNTAAARGLIQLSELDDAINQLEQVPDLAQLTLANYEARIKRLAIDISKASSMYYLGRGLGLPISMEGALKMKEVAYIHAEAYPAGESKHGPIALVEKAFPVVFTIFNDEYNEAMEGNIMEMRARDAYTIGIVPKSLSNGMEKLLDVTIPINIEKPAAATMVYAIPMQLLAYYTAVSKGLDPDKPRNLAKTVTVE